One part of the Fusibacter sp. A1 genome encodes these proteins:
- a CDS encoding radical SAM/SPASM domain-containing protein, whose amino-acid sequence MKTFKRIYIEITNSCNLKCSFCPPSKRESKRMSLAEFEAVLKKIDGHGDFIYLHIKGEPLMHPEFDQVLELCAAYGKKVNLTTNGTLLDVRAQSILKNKAVRQVSVSLQSFEVMENERAYEMYVRKVLDFVARGIVESGIIFELRLWNFEDEKLLVDEVKQKTLMMIEERLGLDEKVTLSAPKGKGIKLLPKVYLSKGYEFKWPDLSVDVIATRGTCYGLRQQVGILSNGDVVPCCLDAEGSVVLGNVFETDFEGIVSSKRALEMITGFENNHLVEELCMRCGYRERFNLNN is encoded by the coding sequence ATGAAAACCTTTAAACGGATCTATATAGAAATTACCAACAGCTGCAACCTAAAGTGTAGCTTCTGCCCTCCCTCTAAAAGGGAGAGCAAGAGGATGAGCCTGGCTGAGTTTGAGGCGGTGCTAAAGAAAATCGACGGGCACGGAGACTTCATCTACCTGCATATAAAAGGCGAACCGCTGATGCACCCCGAGTTCGACCAAGTCTTAGAGCTTTGCGCCGCCTACGGCAAGAAGGTGAACTTAACGACAAATGGAACGCTGCTGGATGTGCGCGCGCAGAGTATCTTGAAGAACAAGGCCGTCAGGCAGGTCAGCGTCTCGCTACAGAGTTTTGAAGTGATGGAGAACGAAAGAGCCTATGAGATGTATGTGAGAAAAGTGCTCGATTTTGTTGCCAGAGGGATTGTGGAGTCGGGGATTATTTTTGAACTCAGGTTATGGAACTTCGAGGATGAAAAGCTCCTAGTCGATGAAGTGAAGCAGAAGACGCTTATGATGATCGAGGAGCGGCTTGGGCTCGATGAGAAGGTGACATTGTCCGCGCCAAAGGGCAAAGGGATCAAACTCTTGCCGAAGGTGTATCTGAGCAAGGGGTATGAGTTCAAATGGCCTGACTTGTCGGTGGATGTGATTGCTACAAGGGGAACGTGTTACGGTCTCAGACAGCAGGTGGGGATACTCTCAAACGGCGATGTCGTGCCCTGCTGCTTGGACGCGGAAGGAAGCGTGGTGCTTGGCAATGTCTTTGAGACCGATTTTGAAGGAATTGTAAGTTCAAAAAGAGCCCTTGAGATGATCACCGGATTTGAAAACAATCACCTGGTGGAGGAGCTTTGCATGAGGTGCGGTTATAGGGAACGATTCAATCTTAACAACTAG
- a CDS encoding polymer-forming cytoskeletal protein: MKKTLIIILAIAMMAFAFTGCAKTEEPAATETPATETPATETPAEEVDVVTTASIVDNGEALVKALSAEGAWIAATLKDIELSEDLVIDGELMKGDAVARKLALYTQDENRNITAQFTLTAPKMIVKSPMFKLTGGTFKGDVYVEAEGFILDKSATIDGNLYFASQKNLDTFTMTDSAVVTGMIQVDGVDVVTTASLVIDANDLVKGLSAEGTWIVAAYNNMVLSQEIIVDGEFISKEKIARKLALYTQDEERNIISQFTLKAPKMTVKSENFKIQGGTFIGDVYVEANGFQLAKATTLKGNIFFAKQEYMDSFIMDESAVLEGEKSVQ, from the coding sequence ATGAAAAAGACATTAATTATTATTTTGGCGATTGCGATGATGGCGTTTGCTTTCACTGGATGTGCTAAAACAGAAGAACCAGCAGCTACAGAAACACCAGCTACAGAAACACCAGCTACAGAAACACCAGCTGAAGAAGTTGACGTTGTAACTACCGCATCTATCGTCGACAACGGTGAGGCACTTGTTAAAGCCCTTTCTGCTGAAGGTGCTTGGATTGCGGCTACACTTAAGGATATCGAATTAAGTGAAGATCTTGTAATCGACGGTGAGTTGATGAAAGGTGATGCGGTTGCTAGAAAACTTGCTCTTTACACGCAAGACGAAAATCGCAATATCACTGCTCAGTTCACGTTAACTGCTCCAAAAATGATCGTAAAAAGCCCTATGTTCAAACTTACTGGCGGAACTTTCAAAGGTGATGTTTACGTAGAAGCAGAAGGATTTATTTTAGATAAATCCGCTACTATCGATGGTAACCTTTACTTCGCATCTCAAAAAAACCTTGATACTTTCACGATGACTGATTCTGCTGTAGTGACTGGCATGATTCAAGTTGACGGTGTTGACGTTGTTACAACAGCTTCACTTGTTATTGATGCTAACGATCTAGTAAAAGGATTAAGCGCAGAAGGTACTTGGATTGTCGCTGCATACAACAACATGGTTCTTTCACAAGAAATCATCGTTGACGGCGAGTTCATCAGCAAAGAGAAAATTGCTAGAAAATTAGCGCTTTACACTCAAGATGAAGAACGCAACATCATTTCTCAATTCACGCTTAAAGCACCAAAAATGACGGTTAAATCTGAAAACTTCAAGATTCAAGGTGGAACATTCATCGGTGATGTCTACGTTGAAGCTAACGGTTTCCAACTTGCAAAAGCAACAACTTTAAAAGGCAATATCTTCTTCGCTAAGCAAGAGTACATGGATTCATTCATCATGGATGAATCAGCGGTTCTTGAAGGCGAAAAGTCAGTACAATAG
- a CDS encoding helix-turn-helix transcriptional regulator encodes MKKDNIYREAREKYNEENEVPLNREEAADRLHVSVATLGRYETGESEPGPEVVYAMSKVYMNPALRRKYCSECCLIGQEDHPYSVPKTLFESGYGLINANKVLDMFKDELFEILSDGKVDEFEIIKLREMIPQIKNVQKLLSDIEIEIEKHSLMHHIVD; translated from the coding sequence ATGAAAAAGGATAATATCTATCGCGAAGCCCGCGAAAAGTATAATGAGGAAAATGAAGTCCCCCTCAACAGGGAAGAGGCCGCAGACCGCTTGCATGTGAGTGTGGCGACGCTTGGCAGGTATGAGACAGGTGAAAGTGAGCCGGGACCCGAGGTCGTGTATGCCATGAGCAAGGTCTACATGAATCCCGCGCTACGAAGAAAGTACTGTTCGGAGTGCTGCCTGATCGGTCAGGAGGATCATCCCTACAGCGTACCGAAAACGCTCTTCGAATCGGGATATGGACTGATCAACGCCAACAAGGTGCTCGACATGTTCAAGGATGAACTGTTTGAAATCTTATCGGACGGCAAGGTGGACGAGTTTGAAATCATCAAGCTAAGGGAAATGATTCCTCAGATTAAAAATGTGCAAAAGCTTTTGAGCGATATTGAAATCGAGATAGAAAAGCATTCCCTTATGCACCATATTGTCGATTGA
- a CDS encoding helix-turn-helix domain-containing protein — MEIGKKIRKLRTSAGITQEKLAEHLNVSFQAVSKWEQGATSPDISLLPLLSTYFGITIDDLFTLSDDAHLERIERMLENERHLTLQDETYASAQLNELLNNPEKNAKAYYLLGVLHTHLAKSDYEMATGYIKKALEIDPVHKHSHSALIESMRGKICDWNYSNHTKLIDYYKEFTQNNPTVQRGHMYLLDHLIEDGRLEEAKETLKKLKQVEDDFRVLWYEGRIAKAAGDHQKAFEYFDKMVETDPDNWMVWATRADEHARVTNYDQAVKDNLKVLEVQPKPRYIDAHECMSHIYEIKGDYHQAIRAWEDAINVLKTEWNITFGEGIDGPKREIERLKALIN, encoded by the coding sequence ATGGAAATAGGTAAAAAAATTAGAAAACTCAGAACAAGCGCAGGCATCACACAAGAAAAGCTCGCAGAACACCTCAACGTCAGCTTTCAAGCCGTATCAAAATGGGAGCAAGGCGCAACATCGCCAGACATCTCCCTGCTGCCTTTACTTTCGACCTACTTTGGAATCACCATAGACGACCTGTTCACACTAAGCGATGACGCCCATCTGGAACGCATTGAAAGAATGCTCGAAAACGAAAGGCACCTGACACTGCAGGATGAAACCTACGCAAGCGCTCAGTTGAATGAGCTCTTAAACAACCCTGAAAAGAACGCAAAAGCCTACTACCTATTAGGCGTACTGCACACACACCTTGCAAAAAGCGACTACGAAATGGCTACAGGCTACATCAAAAAGGCGCTCGAAATCGACCCGGTGCACAAGCACAGCCACAGTGCGCTGATCGAATCCATGCGAGGAAAAATCTGCGACTGGAACTACTCGAACCACACAAAACTGATCGACTACTACAAGGAGTTCACGCAAAACAATCCCACCGTCCAAAGGGGCCACATGTATCTGCTCGACCACCTCATAGAAGACGGCAGACTCGAAGAAGCCAAAGAGACGCTCAAAAAACTCAAGCAGGTAGAAGACGACTTCAGGGTCCTATGGTACGAAGGCAGGATAGCGAAGGCTGCCGGTGACCATCAAAAGGCATTCGAATACTTCGACAAGATGGTCGAAACAGATCCCGACAACTGGATGGTTTGGGCGACAAGAGCAGATGAACACGCACGCGTGACCAACTACGACCAAGCCGTCAAGGACAACCTGAAAGTCCTCGAGGTCCAGCCAAAACCAAGATACATCGACGCCCATGAGTGCATGTCGCACATCTACGAAATAAAAGGCGACTACCACCAGGCGATCAGGGCATGGGAAGACGCCATAAATGTACTGAAAACCGAATGGAACATCACCTTCGGCGAAGGCATAGACGGCCCCAAACGAGAAATAGAACGCTTAAAAGCCCTCATCAACTAA
- a CDS encoding serine hydrolase, with product MEYSIKNHEVNSLTANITVPWWSFGKTVLATAILVLVEQGKLDLETNYYGLRATLKELLQHRSGLKDYGDFESYQLDVKNKALPWTFEEMLLRTNSDELLFEPGTEWKYSNIGYGYIRNLIVETTKMDLEGALKSLIFDKLKLTDVKVAVTSNDLKYCAYVVKNYDPGWVYHGMITGSLKSAAVFFDRLMTGEILSMESIDLMFTPHLLIIDSDDRPWKVPAYGLGMMMDMQEGNLHCMGHTGIGPGSAIAVYHFPHGKVPITVAISKNVTEEGPIEHDVVNNAKYNQ from the coding sequence ATGGAGTATTCAATTAAGAACCACGAAGTGAATTCACTGACTGCGAATATTACTGTGCCGTGGTGGAGTTTTGGCAAAACAGTGCTGGCAACAGCGATTCTCGTACTGGTCGAACAAGGGAAACTGGATTTGGAGACCAACTACTACGGATTAAGAGCGACGTTGAAGGAGCTGTTACAGCACCGGTCGGGGCTCAAGGACTATGGTGACTTTGAATCCTACCAGCTAGACGTTAAAAACAAGGCGTTGCCATGGACCTTTGAAGAAATGCTGCTGAGGACAAACTCGGATGAGCTGCTATTTGAACCTGGAACGGAGTGGAAGTACTCGAATATAGGGTACGGCTACATCAGGAATCTGATTGTCGAAACGACTAAGATGGACCTTGAGGGCGCGTTAAAGAGCCTGATCTTTGATAAGTTGAAGTTGACGGATGTGAAGGTGGCGGTCACTTCGAACGATTTGAAGTACTGCGCGTACGTGGTGAAGAACTATGATCCTGGGTGGGTATATCACGGTATGATCACAGGATCTTTGAAAAGCGCAGCCGTTTTTTTTGACCGTCTGATGACAGGTGAGATCCTATCCATGGAAAGTATAGATCTGATGTTTACTCCACACCTGCTGATCATTGATTCTGATGACAGGCCGTGGAAGGTTCCTGCCTATGGACTTGGAATGATGATGGATATGCAGGAAGGAAATCTTCATTGTATGGGACATACCGGCATTGGCCCTGGGAGTGCGATCGCTGTGTATCATTTTCCTCATGGAAAGGTACCGATCACTGTCGCGATTTCTAAAAACGTGACAGAAGAGGGGCCTATCGAGCATGATGTGGTGAACAACGCGAAGTACAATCAATAA
- a CDS encoding ABC transporter ATP-binding protein, producing MKKYKMESLWLLSLMVILGGLSSIALGSMAFLSKVLIDYDFERGISRVVLIVVFYLVSSSLNLLFEYASQRMSWKFRKKLTLSLKKDLFKAIFSWSYERFSGEEIGTYLSVFSNDLESAKNYIEQHAEVVKYLIQLIVFTTFLVKLDFRIAIVIALFSSLAAFLPSITNPKLSRYKKNHLKSQASYSNVLKDLLSGFKLISVSPKDKFDKVHYEEADCCEKSLMKFSIFKSFSLMVNAGFMYLLNCTAFAMIALLLYKKQITLGSATATLYFMENYVFYIRYLLEGYNNLKASKAGADRLLYYLEQDDTHKKEDAFESCIELEAVEYHVEDFRLSELNLVFEKNKKYAIIGESGSGKSTLLNLIAGHLQPSSGQIRIDQESLRWQRPNVPLLKVDQFEHVFSCGFFDNVTLFDTYDKDDLVGILDTLCMDKLKRLVSQENVSGASGGERQLIALVRAMLIDARVLLLDEPFASLDIHHASKMRAWLRCQNKTVITVTHDLTYDNLSDYDEIIMMKSGKVEFTLKTNDYFGSDEYLSKSKKLGGLSA from the coding sequence ATGAAAAAGTATAAAATGGAATCGTTGTGGCTGTTGTCGCTTATGGTTATTTTGGGTGGTCTTTCGAGTATTGCCCTTGGTTCGATGGCATTTTTATCGAAGGTATTAATTGACTATGACTTTGAACGTGGTATCAGTCGCGTTGTTCTGATCGTTGTCTTTTATCTGGTCTCAAGTAGTTTAAATTTACTATTTGAATATGCCAGTCAGAGAATGTCATGGAAGTTCAGAAAAAAACTTACGCTTTCATTGAAAAAAGATCTTTTCAAGGCAATATTCAGCTGGTCATATGAGCGATTTAGCGGTGAGGAGATCGGTACCTATCTTTCTGTCTTTTCTAATGATCTGGAGTCTGCTAAAAACTACATTGAGCAGCATGCCGAGGTGGTGAAGTATCTGATTCAACTGATTGTCTTTACCACATTCTTAGTAAAACTTGACTTTAGGATAGCGATTGTAATCGCCTTATTTTCATCTCTTGCAGCATTTCTGCCATCCATCACTAATCCGAAATTGTCTCGGTATAAAAAGAATCATCTAAAGAGTCAAGCGAGCTATAGCAACGTGCTAAAGGATTTGCTTTCCGGGTTCAAACTGATTTCTGTCTCTCCGAAAGATAAATTTGATAAGGTTCATTATGAAGAGGCTGACTGCTGTGAAAAGAGTCTTATGAAATTTTCGATATTCAAGTCATTCTCTTTGATGGTCAATGCCGGATTTATGTATCTGCTGAACTGTACAGCCTTTGCCATGATCGCTTTGTTGCTTTATAAAAAGCAAATCACACTGGGATCTGCGACGGCAACGCTGTATTTTATGGAGAATTATGTGTTTTACATTCGTTATCTTCTTGAAGGTTACAATAATTTAAAAGCGTCGAAGGCGGGAGCGGATAGGTTGCTCTACTACTTGGAACAAGATGACACACACAAAAAAGAAGATGCTTTTGAAAGCTGCATTGAACTTGAAGCGGTTGAGTACCATGTCGAGGACTTCCGTTTATCTGAGTTGAATCTTGTATTTGAAAAAAACAAGAAGTATGCGATTATCGGTGAAAGCGGATCAGGTAAATCGACATTGCTGAATCTGATTGCGGGACATCTGCAACCTTCAAGCGGACAGATTAGAATAGATCAAGAAAGTTTGAGGTGGCAAAGGCCTAACGTTCCACTTCTGAAAGTAGATCAATTTGAACATGTGTTCAGTTGCGGTTTCTTTGATAATGTGACCCTGTTTGACACATACGATAAAGACGATTTAGTGGGAATTTTGGATACACTTTGCATGGACAAGCTGAAGCGACTTGTCAGTCAGGAGAATGTCAGTGGAGCAAGCGGAGGTGAAAGGCAGTTAATCGCACTAGTCAGAGCGATGCTTATTGACGCTAGGGTTCTACTGCTGGATGAGCCTTTTGCATCGCTTGACATACATCATGCATCAAAAATGAGAGCATGGTTAAGGTGTCAGAATAAGACCGTCATCACTGTCACGCACGATTTAACCTATGATAACTTGAGCGACTATGATGAGATCATTATGATGAAATCCGGTAAGGTTGAATTCACACTAAAAACAAATGATTATTTTGGATCGGATGAATATCTAAGCAAAAGTAAAAAGCTTGGAGGCTTGTCGGCATAA